aagaggtaaatttgattatttaattaaattatatactaaCACTCTCCATGAGCTTTTATTATGCATTGGCCTGCAAGCTATCACTTAATTTTTAGTGAGTAGTCGTCTAACGTgagatattttaattaaatgggaaaAAACGTAAAATGAGAATTCAAAacgattaatatattataaaaatgattaattatttaaatttaattattatggacaaatgaggaagaagaagaagaagaagaaagagaggcgTACTCTGATCTGGGATCCCTTAGTACTGGAGTCTCTGGTTAGGTTCAAAAGTCTCATTTCcctatcgattttttttttgggctttgtttggttacacagatgaaatgtgattaaaattaaataaaatattatttttttaatattatttttattttagaatttgaaaaattagttgaattcatatttattgtattttgtgtaacaatttgaaaaattgtaatgaggttatgagatgagataaaataatttgtataactaAAGGGACCTTATATATTCGTCTGCGCTTTCTCTCGGTTTATTATGTCTTATATAAGTTTTTTCCTCTCCCTTCAACTTAAGTCACTTCATTAATGCTTATATCACATCAAGTAGTTGCATGTGTAGTCAGCAGACTATATATTGTCTCCATTTTCTTCTTATGGTAAACTTCAATTTATCAAAAGTTTATGGTGGACTTATCATTTCTagacacattttatttgttGGTCTTGTTTGTGTGCGGTCTGATTTAATGACCCGATACGACAagaatttattgtaatttttttatgaattttcaacGAAGCCTCCGGGAGAATTTTTTGACCTGTTTTGACCCTTGGTCAGGCCCAACCCACTATATCattaatatttgatcttaataaaataatctgtAACTCTATAAACATAACTAGCATGCACGTTGTCGAACCATGTAAAATCATATGTTcgattgatttgatttttacttTACTTCGTATCTTATTGTTAGTAACATTAGTCCTCAGACTTAAGTACCTTTGTGGCTTTTTAAAGcaaataagtatatttaagGCTCGATCTAGACCAAACATGGATAATACCACGTCAAATTCCTATACATCCAAACCGTTTTTAATTAAGTACTACAATGAGAGAGCACCAATTGCATATAAgttttgctacttatcatcctcacacactacatatcatatttattttaaattattttttattttatttttcgtaaactaattaaattcttctactcatcatctatatactacgtacacatttggtaagagaaaaaataaaaataagtatagtgTGTGATGTGtagaaataatgaataaaattcttCATTGCGTATATATACGTACGTTGCAGACTGTTTTATCCGTCATgtactttattaattaatttggaggCAAAGATTCGTAATTTCATATAGTAATGGTTAGTTTTAACACCATCTATGtcccaattattattattataattatagactGAACTCTACTATAATTAGTGGAGTGATCCTTTTCACATGATTGATTGCAAAGAACATTTAATActctaaaatccaaaaatagtattgttgatgtcatgttttgCATCTTGGGCAATTCCATGCTGTTGGTGCTTGAACTGGTTCCTGCTAAGATGAAGAATAGTGGGCTCGGGGTCCGTGGTACCTTCGACGCTCAAGTCAGCCGTAGTGAAAGTGATGAATGGAGAATATCTTAAGGAAAGTTGTAGTAAGAGTAGATGTAGATGTCAACCTTTTTATTGATCGTGTGAGGAGTCTATTTATACCTGACTGTCTGGCCTTCATGGTAGTGGAGTGTCGCTCTATATGAGATCGGATGTTCACGCTATCCACCTTTCATGCTACAAGGCACTTATGTCTGAGGGAGACTGCTCCTGACACAAGGCTTTACGTTGAGTGTACCGAGTCCCGGACGCATTGAATGCGAGGTGCCTTCTCCTCACAGCTCTCTCTGTCTCATTAATGCGGCATGACCTCCACCAAGTACTCATGGTGCTTGCCCCTGACACGAAGCCTCACGTCGTGCGTACTGAGCCCCGGGTCACATTGAATGTGGCATGCTTCCCCTTCATAACTCTTCCCGTTTCATTAATGTGGAGTGGCCTCACCCAGGCGTTCCTACATTCCTGTCATGTCTGGACACCGATGTTTAGGGTCAAGGAATGTCTCTATCTGTCAGCCAGTGGGGTGTCAGACTATCCTCTCTACCACATGTCTACTATTGTTTCCTGTCTAACCATCCCTTCTAGTTGGGCCTCTTGAGTATGCTTGGCCCAGCCTAGATCTCATGTATGAGCTCGAGCCCAGTCCCTTCTAGTATGCTCGACCCAGGCCAGACCTCATATTTGGGCTCAAGCTCGGGTCTTTCTCCTGGTGTAACCCAGGGAATAACACTCCTCACAAGTATCTACCATTTTTCctagattataaaaatatttgaattagaaaattatagatGATCTTAATTGCATTAATCCTATTTCTTCACTCTGATCTTATGTCATTCGCACATTCAATTTATCTAGTAGACGgtaaacattattattattgaaaaaaaaaaagccaaaagtTATTTTAGATGTTATATTTGTGACCATCATGTTCtgatgttatatataatattgtcgAAAATAATTGttcataatgaaaaaatagattatttgggACGAAAAGATCATATATGTTAATGTATTGAAACATTCATAGTAGGACAGCCGGAAGATCAGTACTTTTCCcattaattattgaattttcttttcaaaaaacaaatatatataaatatatatatatatatatctatataataggCCGATCGATGGGGCTTCTCCAAATTTTATGACCTctccttttattaatttttaattgttttttaatttttaatttttaaaggcTCTTTTTGCAcctttccttaatttttttttttgttttgacacAGCACCTTTCCTAAGTGTATGTGCTGTATTATATGTAGCCACTCAtaaaccatataatatataaaaaattatatgcgttacgttttcttttgatcttttaCTGTTtgttcttaaaataattaatatattatatgctctTCTGATCACATGATAATTAGGACAGCAAAAATTGGCTTGGCATGATGATCGACAACATGGATCCAGACATGAGTGAGATGGCACACCTTGTTCTGTCCCCGGCCAATATTCCTTTTTTGGTGTTCCAGTACTTACGAATCGAAAACCAACAAGACGAGTTTAGTTCTACTATGTATTGCACACACGGACACAAATCTAGAAGTACTGATCATCCAATATTTTATGTCCATAGAAAAACATTGTGGGGGAAGATCAAAGTGCATGCAAAAGTGCAGTTGCTTTTGTCTGATCTGGACCCAAGAAAAGCTACCATGCATATATCTACACAGCTTGATCATTCGATTAAGCTTGATCAGTTGATCATCTTATACCtgcaacaaattttttatagatattttataaaagtaaactcacaaattgacgtaTCTTCATGTGATCCGTTTGAtcaattttacaataaaaataactctaAAATATGATGAACTTtacctattattatttttgtgtaacaCCTTTTTAAAGGAATATCTGGTGTGAAAAAGCTGCATGATCTTCTCTGGCGCTTGCACATGAAAGCTGGGAAAACactaaaactaatttttctctGGTGTCATTTTCTggaatattatatacatatacaaagaagaaaaagacacAGGACATGAGTGGAGAAATTAAACAGGCTAGAAAGCAACAAGACAACCAAACCAATTTAATTGATTTCCCATGACTCTTTAGCCCCAAAGTCCTTCCCATGCGACATCATACGACAGGACAGGGGATATAAAATCTAGGGTTAAAGGTAGTATGTGTGGGGTTGGAGTCCccattatttttcacaaaattagtGTTCCATTATAGACATAGAAACGATAATGGAAGATTCTTGCATAATAAAATAGTACTTCAACAGTTGTAACTTGGAGTACgtgtgctagctagctacacTATACATATTTCATGCCCAAATATTGATTAGACGCATGAAGTTGGCTTGGGTGGTTAAATATATTGtactttttttccatttatctaaaattaatatattaaattaataagttGATCTGCTTCATACAATCACTTTAATTTCGTCaccattttgtaaaaaatcgTTAAGAGGTGATGCAGCTAATCACAATAAATTAGTAGTGCACAAGAAGTACGCGCAAAAGCACTGACTGCACATAgagtttttgtaaattaataccCACATTATAGTTTTATTCCTATAATGAGAGATTGCCTTCTTTGcatcattatttaaaaactttattcatgctcttcaatttaatttaaatccTTCTTTCCTGTAAGATAATAAACTGTATGCATTTCCCAAATACCTTATTGAGCtaaatatctatatatcatttttcagaTACTTCATATATATCTTAAACTATTGCAATTGAAGGGATCTCATctccaatatttttaaattacttttgaTCAGATTTTGAACACAATTTCTGTGTATTAATTCTGAGTACTGATCAAAGAGTTAAGTACTGATCacaaattttctttaaataagttcacatcatgatcatgaggaCACATGTCAATAAACAAACCCACCACATCTTCACTACATAAAGTAccctatataaatatacatatattattatattttgtatttaatattacatgttacatataattatatacatacacatgACACATATACATGCAGTAGATGCCACACaacctcctatatatatatatatatataagcctcATCAGTACTGTAGTAGCTGGCACGACTCCGCTTATAGTAGTAGTACTCTTCCCTTGAGGGCCGCTAGCTAACCGCGGGCATGGCATACCCACGAATTGGTGTCACTGGCGCCATACCCAATGGTGTCACCTCAGTGGACTGCCAGAAACAAGTCCGTTCATGGAGGTTTCTGCGCTCTCTCCTGGAGCTCCTCATCCCAACCTGCAACTGCACCACCTTCGTAGAAGATCAAGATCATAtcaaacaagaagaagaagactacTTTCATAGAAGACCAATTAGATCATACCAAACAACTGCACCACCCACCTTCATCAGTACTTCTTCCACAACCATCATCGGCACCATTTTCGGCTATCGCCGCGGCAAAGTTAGGCTCTGTATCCAAACCAGTACTTCCAATTCCATCATTAACCCAGTTGTTCTCCTCCTTGAACTGGCTGTCCCAACAACAACCCTAGCTAGAGAAATGCGAGGGGGTATTCTTCGAATTGCACTAGAGTGTGCCACACCACCGGGATATAGTACTGCTGGTGGTGGTGTTTCTGGCTCTCTCTTGTCCATGCCATTGTGGACAATGTACTGCAATGGGAGGAAAGTTGGGTATGCTGTTAAGCGGCAGCCTTCTGAGGCTGATATGGAGGCACTTAGGCTACTGAGTGAGGTTGTTGTGGGTGCTGGCATTATAAGTGGTAAAGAGCTTAAtagagaagatgatgatgaggtATTGTACCTTAGGGCCAACTTTGAGAGAGTTTTCGGGTCAGCTAATTCTGAGTCCTTCCATTTGATTGATCCTGACGGGAGCAATATTGGTCAGGAGcttagtattttcctttttcgcTCAAGGTGATCATGACCACCTAATTCCCATTCATGACTActtaaagatattataaatatatcccAAGCAGTACTGATCTAAAGATCATCATgggttataaactatatttaaCCTGATCTCTCTCCATTTTGAGCTATGTTTTGTAGATTGGCTTTCATTTTATGAAGTGTGGCTTTTTTTCTTGTCAGGAGTAGTTGGCCTGAAGAGAAAGTTCAtctaaaaatctttttttttttttttaatcttcccTAAGAATAAAATGAATACAAAGAGTACTGCtacatcacaaaaaaaattatataaaaataattttataaattgatgtgattatatctgatctgttagatctattttataataaaaataattttataacctGATACGACGTTCACagtaaatcatatcaatttataaaattatttttatatatttctttcgtgactaattaagtatttttcaaaaaacaaatgcaATATTTCTTCCTGCATGGCCAAGATACTTAACCAATTATACCAAAGAGCTAGGAGATGAAAGACCGGATTGGAGAGGTTGGAGGTACGGCAGCAATGGCCATGGCCAATATATCATGATAGCTAGCATATCTCATGATCAAATTAAAGGTGAAAGTTGTCGATCATCAATATTTAGGTAGCCAATTTTCTGGTCCTTCTTGTGGCCCACTATCATCGATTAATTGATTGAACAGATAAAGATCAATTACTACTTGAATTAACAGATCTTCatggaaatgatatatataattaattaattaatttggtcaAATAACATCATTAACTCACTAAACCTGCACCGactttaattttcataattaatttcatGACAAGCTGGTTCATACAGCTGCCAAATTCTGTCTCATCATTTTTAATACTGACCCACctacgtatatatataatatatatatatatatatattaataaattagtaaaaACAAGATGGATTTTGCTATATATGCATTTACAGGATCGATCTAGTACGTACTCTTGATCATCAGGAGGCCGATCGAACAACACCAATATTTCCATGTGATCTCCACCACCAAGCTAGACTAGAACATGTTACTTTGATCGATTGATCGAGAAGTTTAATTTTCTAGATATTAATATCACATGAtcgatatataattaattaaattattcttgcttttctttttaatatattaagtaCTACTTTAATTTGTGTGGGGTTTCCTGGCCTTCAAAATGGGCAAGCATGCAGTTGCATGAGCTGTTATGCTAGCTAGCTGATTCCCGGTGTCTTTCCACTAAGAAATGGGCATGAATATCCGACTCTGATTTTGTGAGATCGATGCACGTAGCCCTCATGTCATGTATATTGATCattcgaatatatatatatatatatatatatatatatatacactttcgCTTGTCATGTATATACGTACATGTATTCATGTGACTTCTATATATTGTGGACATGACCACCTGCAACAAATTTCCTTTTGCGACGAATTCCTTTTCCGCGGATTAAAATTCATTGCAAATTTGCATCGTTTTCGGAAAATTTTGGACtttctgcatgcatgcaaaatgAGTACTGGTATTAATTTCCGTCCAATAAGTTTGACATAAACTCCATTAATATTACCCTAAAATCTCTTTCCCTCCCCTCAATTCACATCGTTCTCCCCCTAATTAGCAATATTATTTGAGCTCTTTACCAGAACAGAGACCCCTGCACGCAAGTACTGCAAGGCCGTGGGTCTCCTAGGTCAATTAAAGATGTGCGAACATGACTATAAATGGCCATTTATAATCGAAGCTCGACGTCCATTGCATGCATGGCCATGGGTCTCGATAACCGAAGCTCGACGACGTCCATGCAGCATGGTCATGGGTGGCTTGATAATCAATTAAATCCTGCAAATTAGCTGGAAGCTTTTCCAACACGGATTAGACACAAATTAGGTTTCGTATACTAGGTTTCATGAAAGAGCTAGCTCATGTTAGTTCGtgttattgtgattattaatGTTAATGTCACATGAGATCAGTTGTTTGATAAATTCCATCAGTCTAATTGTTAATTTGTCTCAGAAAAACtgcatatttatattaattaagaagaCCGGTCGgtgttatgttttatattttctattaattacaCTTTTAATAtgcacttaaaatataaaattaatcactgaaaataataatatgcaaTGCCAGCAGGCAATtataattaaagatgaaaagatttaatattaaaattaacaggtatatatttttcatggGTTTTCATGTTccttattctattattctttttttttctatttagttCTTcgacttttttattaaaaaatagaaaatccttcgtgccaagaaaataaaataagatcatttcagttttgtttatttattttgagatgttCATATACCTAGCTATTACAGGTACCTTCTTTCTCACCTGAGCCCAGAGGCTCGGGCCTCACATCTATACGAAGATGGGCCTTTTAAATTGTGTCTTGGAGTTCTATTCAAGCCACTCTCTTGAACTAAAAACATTACATTCCACGTTGGAATTGGTAAAAGCCCAAAACCCTGCTCCAACCGGCCTCCAAGGCCTCGTATTTTGGCTCAACGGTATTCCATCTTAGAAAAACACTCTCTCAAGAGAAATGGGGATTGAGACCGAAGAAAATGTAGAAGAATTtcaaagaatgaaaaattattagagagagagagagagagagagagagaattgagaATTAGAGTTAGGGCGGTACAAAAAACGGCCACACCAGCAGTCACCAATGCGAACCGGCCGAAACTGGCAGAGAAACGGTCAGATGACgacaaaaaatatgaaaaccgaCATCAATCGGTTCGATCTCAATTTGAATTTAGTTCAAACTGCTAAATTggccgattatatatatatattgtgcgtatataaaacgacgtcatttcacTTAAGTTAAACGACTTCATTTTAATTCTgacatttataaaaagaattatattaaaTGGCGGGCACAGTTTCTAGTCTTTCAACCTAGAGTTTAATAAACCCACCCACtcccctccctcttcttctccttcccgattcttcttctttcttcaaaatCTCTCTCCTCTCACATACGTAGCCCAGCAGCGTCATA
This window of the Juglans regia cultivar Chandler chromosome 12, Walnut 2.0, whole genome shotgun sequence genome carries:
- the LOC108998248 gene encoding protein MIZU-KUSSEI 1-like; amino-acid sequence: MAYPRIGVTGAIPNGVTSVDCQKQVRSWRFLRSLLELLIPTCNCTTFVEDQDHIKQEEEDYFHRRPIRSYQTTAPPTFISTSSTTIIGTIFGYRRGKVRLCIQTSTSNSIINPVVLLLELAVPTTTLAREMRGGILRIALECATPPGYSTAGGGVSGSLLSMPLWTMYCNGRKVGYAVKRQPSEADMEALRLLSEVVVGAGIISGKELNREDDDEVLYLRANFERVFGSANSESFHLIDPDGSNIGQELSIFLFRSR